In one window of Mesoplodon densirostris isolate mMesDen1 chromosome 4, mMesDen1 primary haplotype, whole genome shotgun sequence DNA:
- the PAPLN gene encoding papilin, with amino-acid sequence MRLLLLALLLLAPAPGSSAPRVRRQSDTWSSWGSWSPCSRTCGGGVSFRERPCYSQRRDGGSGCVGPSRSHRSCRPESCPDGSRDFRAEQCAEFDGQEFQGRRYKWLPYYGAPNKCELNCIPKGESFYYKHREAVIDGTPCEPGKRDICVDGSCRVVGCDHNLDSSKQEDRCLQCGGDGTTCYPVTGVFDANDLSRGYNQILIVPVGATSIRIEEAAASRNFLAVRSVRGEYYLNGHWTIEGARALPVASTILHYERGAEGDLAPERLHARGPTSEPLIVELISQEPNTGVRFEYHLPLSTPRPGFSWSHGSWGDCSATCGGGQQTRPVFCTIDSEVYPGHLCRHRPRPADRRPCSPQPCPHTKRWKTGPWTPCSASCEGGSQSRTVYCVSSDGAGVQEAAEDSECAALPEKPPTTQACNLQRCTAWSVEPWGECSLSCGAGVRRRTVTCRGDEGSLLHATACSLEDRPPLTEPCVHDSCPPLSDQAWHVGAWGLCSKSCSSGTRRRQVVCAIGPPGHCGSLQPSRPADVEPCNTQPCHLPPEVPSMQDMHTSPREPWMSLGPREAPASDFRDQWWAPQEQPSARGNPRGDHSPHLPAPGPALSLRHSSHQQPLRSGLGSRDCRHSPHGCCPDGHTASLGPQWQGCPGASCQQSRFGCCPDGVSVAEGPHQAGCASSYGRNNTGSRLQSREEASTAQQNEPSECRGSRFGCCYDNTASAVGPLGEGCVGQPSYMYPVRCLLPSAHGSCTDWAARWYFIASVGRCNRFWYGGCHGNANNFASEEACVSSCRGPQNGPRQRDPGASGRSTHRGRGGSGPGDQQEASRRGTGPVVQRKPSPSGGLWWRDQEPGPGAVDHRQALGEGPPGQELGPSAAGLGGDAEPPAPPSHSSSYRITLAGSELSLVQVALGQLVRLFCPDDSSLDPHARWQKDGRPISSARHQLQPDGSLVISPLRAEDTGTYSCGSTRPDRDSQKIQLRITGGDVAVLPEAEPRHFPQARDPAQGHSPRDPSLGGGSGGRGAVSSSHPRPTSRLHLDRHQPGVVDAHPGQQIRLTCRAEGFPPASVEWQRDGQPLSSPRHQLQSDGSLVISRVAVEDGGFYTCVAVNGQDRDQHWVQLRVLGELTITGLPSTVMVPEGDTARLLCAVAGESVTIRWSRNGLPVRADGHRVHQSPDGTLLIHNLRARDEGSYTCSAYRGSQAVSRSTEVKVVPRALATAPRDPGRECIDQPELANCELILQARLCGNEYYSSFCCASCSRV; translated from the exons ATGCGGCTGCTGCTGCTCGCGCTTCTGCTGCTGGCCCCGGCGCCCGGGTCCTCG GCTCCCAGGGTGAGGCGGCAGAGTGACACCTGGAGCTCCTGGGGCAGCTGGAGCCCTTGCAGCCGGACCTGTGGAGGGGGCGTCAGCTTCCGGGAGCGCCCCTGCTACTCCCAGAG GAGAGATGGGGGCTCCGGCTGCGTGGGCCCCTCCCGGAGCCACCGGTCTTGCCGCCCCGAG AGCTGTCCCGATGGCTCCCGCGACTTCAGGGCGGAGCAGTGCGCCGAGTTTGATGGCCAGGAGTTCCAGGGGCGGCGGTACAAGTGGCTGCCCTACTACGGCG CCCCAAACAAATGTGAACTGAACTGCATTCCCAAGGGGGAGAGCTTCTACTACAAGCACAGGGAGGCCGTCATAGACGGGACACCCTGCGAACCTGGCAAACGGGACATCTGCGTGGATGGCAGCTGCCGG GTTGTCGGCTGTGACCACAACCTGGACTCGTCGAAGCAGGAGGACAGGTGTCTGCAGTGTGGTGGTGATGGCACGACCTGCTACCCCGTCACAGGCGTCTTTGATGCCAATGACCTCAGCAGAG GCTACAACCAGATCCTCATAGTTCCCGTGGGGGCCACCAGCATCCGCATTGAGGAGGCGGCCGCCAGCAGGAATTTCCTGG CGGTGAGGAGCGTCCGTGGTGAATACTACCTCAACGGGCACTGGACCATTGAGGGCGCCCGGGCCCTACCTGTGGCCAGCACCATCCTGCACTATGAGCGGGGAGCGGAGGGGGACCTGGCACCCGAGCGGCTCCATGCCCGCGGCCCCACCTCGGAGCCCCTGATCGTCGAG CTCATCAGCCAGGAGCCCAACACTGGCGTGCGCTTCGAGTACCACCTGCCCCTGAGCACCCCCCGGCCTGGCTTCAGCTGGAGCCACGGCTCGTGGGGCGACTGCAGTGCCACGTGCggtggag GTCAGCAGACCCGCCCGGTGTTCTGCACCATCGACAGTGAGGTCTACCCCGGACACCTGTGCCGGCACCGGCCGCGGCCGGCTGACCGCCGCCCCTGCagccctcagccctgcccacacaCCAAGCG CTGGAAGACAGGGCCCTGGACGCCCTGCTCGGCCTCCTGTGAGGGCGGCTCCCAGTCCCGCACCGTCTACTGTGTCTCGTCTGATGGCGCCGGCGTCCAGGAGGCTGCTGAGGACTCCGAGTGTGCGGCCCTGCCTGAGAAGCCCCCTACCACGCAGGCCTGCAACTTGCAGCGCTGCACAGCCTGGAGCGTGGAGCCCTGGGGCGAG TGCTCTCTCAGCTGTGGCGCTGGCGTCCGGAGGCGGACCGTCACCTGCCGGGGTGACGAGGGGTCTCTGCTCCACGCCACAGCGTGCTCCTTGGAGGACCGTCCCCCCCTCACTGAGCCCTGTGTGCATGACAGCTGTCCCCCACTCAGTGACCAGGCCTGGCACGTAGGCGCCTGGGGTCTA TGCTCCAAGAGCTGCAGCTCGGGCACTCGGAGGCGCCAGGTGGTCTGCGCCATTGGCCCACCCGGCCACTGCGGGAGCCTGCAGCCATCCAGGCCTGCGGATGTGGAGCCCTGTAACACGCAGCCCTGCCATCTTCCTCCAG AAGTCCCCAGCATGCAGGACATGCACACCAGCCCCAGGGAACCGTGGATGTCTCTGGGCCCACGGGAGGCCCCCGCCTCAG ATTTCAGAGACCAGTGGTGGGCACCCCAGGAGCAACCCTCAGCTCGGGGTAACCCCAGAGGCGACCACAGCCCACACCTGCCAGCCCCGGGCCCAGCCCTATCTCTGCGGCACTCCTCACACCAGCAGCCCCTGCGGTCTGGCTTGGGGTCCCGTGACTGCAGACACAGCCCCCATGGGTGCTGCCCCGATGGCCACACTGCGTCTCTTGGGCCGCAGTGGCAAGGCTGCCCGGGGGCCTCATGTCAGCAAAGCAG GTTCGGGTGCTGTCCTGACGGGGTGTCTGTGGCTGAGGGGCCCCATCAGGCTGGCTGTGCGAGCTCCTATGGACGCAACAACACCGGGAGCAGGCTACAGTCGAGAGAGGAGGCTTCCACG GCCCAGCAGAACGAGCCCAGTGAGTGCCGGGGCTCCCGGTTCGGCTGTTGCTACGACAACACGGCCTCTGCGGTGGGCCCTCTTGGGGAGGGCTGTGTGGGCCAGCCCAGCTACA TGTACCCCGTGCGGTGCCTACTGCCCAGCGCCCATGGCTCCTGCACGGACTGGGCCGCCCGCTGGTACTTCATCGCCTCCGTGGGCCGGTGTAACCGCTTCTGGTATGGCGGCTGCCACGGCAATGCCAATAACTTTGCCTCAGAGGAGGCGTGTGTGAGCAGCTGCCGGGGGCCCCAAAATGGGCCCCGCCAACGCGACCCCGGGGCCTCTGGCCGAAGCACCCATAGAGGCAGAGGCGGCAGCGGTCCTGGGGACCAGCAGGAAGCCAGCCGGCGCGGGACGGGGCCTGTTgtccagagaaagccctcgcctTCCGGTGGCCTCTGGTGGCGAGATCAAGAGCCTGGGCCGGGGGCCGTGGACCACAGACAGGCCTTGGGAGAAGGGCCCCCGGGCCAGGAGCTTGGGCCCAGTGCCGCTGGACTGGGAGGAGACGCGGAACCACCAGCACCACCTTCCCACAGCTCCTCCTACAG gATCACCCTGGCAGGCTCGGAGCTCTCCCTGGTACAGGTGGCCCTGGGGCAGCTGGTGCGGCTCTTCTGCCCAGATGACAGCTCCCTGGACCCCCACGCCAGGTGGCAGAAAGACGGGCGGCCCATCTCCTCTGCCAG GCACCAGCTGCAGCCCGATGGCTCCCTGGTCATCAGCCCCCTGCGGGCAGAGGATACTGGCACCTACAGCTGTGGCAGCACCAGGCCAGACCGTGACTCTCAGAAGATCCAGCTTCGCATCACAG GGGGTGATGTGGCCGTGCTTCCTGAGGCTGAACCAAGGCACTTCCCTCAGGCCAGGGACCCAGCCCAGGGCCACAGTCCTCGGGACCCCAGCCTAGGGGGCGGTTCTGGGGGCCGGGGGGCCGTCTCCTCCTCGCACCCGCGGCCCACGAGCAG GCTGCATCTGGACCGGCACCAGCCTGGGGTGGTGGACGCCCATCCAGGCCAGCAGATCCGGCTGACCTGTCGTGCCGAGGGCTTCCCACCCGCAAGCGTCGAGTGGCAGAGAGATGGGCAGCCCCTCTCTTCTCCCAG ACACCAGCTGCAGTCCGACGGCTCCCTGGTCATCAGCCGCGTGGCTGTGGAAGATGGAGGCTTCTATACCTGTGTTGCAGTCAACGGGCAGGACCGAGACCAGCACTGGGTCCAGCTCAGAGTTCTGG GGGAGCTGACAATCACAGGGCTGCCCTCTACGGTGATGGTGCCAGAAGGTGACACGGCCAGGCTGCTGTGTGCGGTGGCGGGCGAAAGCGTGACCATCAGATGGTCCAG GAACGGGCTGCCGGTGCGGGCTGATGGCCACCGTGTCCACCAGTCCCCGGATGGCACACTGCTGATCCACAACCTGCGGGCCAGGGACGAGGGCTCCTACACATGCAGCGCCTACCGTGGAAGCCAGGCGGTCAGCCGCAGCACCGAGGTGAAGGTGGTCCCGCGGG CACTGGCCACCGCGCCGAGGGACCCCGGCAGGGAGTGCATCGACCAGCCGGAGCTGGCCAACTGTGAGTTGATCCTGCAGGCCCGGCTCTGCGGCAACGAGTACTACTCCAGCTTCTGCTGTGCAAGCTGTTCCCGTGTCTAG